A window of the Microbacterium sp. LWH13-1.2 genome harbors these coding sequences:
- a CDS encoding siderophore-interacting protein, with protein MPEQPRRTPSQAVLTVEQVEQISPDLVRVTAGGDGYADFTDNVYTDKYVKILFADPRHGLTPPYDLAQLRKESPEKLPTRRTYTVRSSDPEERRLVIDFVVHGDEGVAGPWARQAQPGDTIVVSGAGGGYLPEPELPWHLLIGDHTALPAISSAIEAMPADAVGHVVLTVADPADRILPDAPSGVTLRWTETDDELLAILADLPWADGHPGVFAHGERGTIKEVRALLTQRDVPRERLSISAYWARGRAEDQFQAEKREPIGQIE; from the coding sequence CCCAGCCAAGCAGTGCTCACCGTCGAGCAGGTGGAGCAGATCAGCCCCGACCTGGTGCGGGTCACGGCCGGCGGCGACGGGTACGCGGACTTCACCGACAACGTCTACACCGACAAGTACGTCAAGATCCTCTTCGCCGACCCGCGTCACGGGCTCACCCCGCCGTACGACCTGGCGCAGCTGCGCAAGGAGAGTCCCGAGAAGCTGCCCACCCGACGCACCTACACGGTGCGCTCGTCCGACCCGGAGGAGCGCCGACTCGTCATCGACTTCGTGGTGCACGGTGACGAGGGCGTCGCGGGTCCCTGGGCTCGACAGGCGCAGCCGGGCGACACGATCGTCGTCAGCGGTGCGGGCGGCGGCTACCTCCCCGAGCCCGAGCTGCCGTGGCACCTGCTCATCGGCGACCACACGGCTCTACCCGCGATCTCGTCGGCCATCGAGGCGATGCCGGCGGATGCTGTCGGGCACGTCGTCCTGACGGTGGCGGACCCGGCGGATCGCATCCTCCCCGACGCCCCCTCGGGAGTGACTCTGCGCTGGACCGAGACCGACGACGAGTTGCTCGCGATCCTCGCCGATCTGCCGTGGGCCGACGGGCATCCGGGAGTCTTCGCGCACGGTGAGCGGGGAACCATCAAAGAGGTCCGTGCCCTGCTCACGCAGCGCGACGTTCCGCGAGAGCGACTGTCGATCTCGGCCTACTGGGCGCGAGGCCGCGCGGAGGATCAGTTCCAGGCCGAGAAGCGCGAGCCCATCGGCCAGATCGAGTAG
- a CDS encoding aldo/keto reductase — MLDTADSVRLGGSGLRISKVVLGCMSFGAPDRGAHGWSLDEETSRPLIRQAIEAGITTFDTADVYSDGTSEEFVGRALGDFARRDEIVIATKVHGRMGPGANQAGLSRAHILSGIDASLRRLGTDHVDLYQIHRWDPQTPIEETMEALNDVVRSGKARYIGASSMWAWQFAKAQHTAAQNGWTRFVSMQDQYNLLQREEEREMHPFCLDSGVGVLPWSPLARGRLTRDWDEKTTRTATDAFGATLYRREEESNRAIVDAVARVAEARGVSRAQIALAWVAQQSAVTAPIVGATKAGHIDDAVAAVGIHLEDSELEALQAAYTPREPEGF; from the coding sequence ATGCTCGACACAGCGGACAGCGTGAGACTCGGCGGCTCAGGACTCAGGATCTCGAAGGTAGTGCTCGGATGCATGAGCTTCGGCGCACCGGACCGAGGGGCGCACGGGTGGTCGCTCGACGAGGAGACCAGCCGCCCTCTGATCAGGCAGGCGATCGAGGCCGGGATCACGACGTTCGACACCGCTGACGTGTATTCCGACGGCACGAGTGAGGAGTTCGTCGGTCGGGCACTCGGCGACTTCGCCCGCCGCGACGAGATCGTGATCGCGACCAAGGTGCACGGGCGCATGGGACCGGGTGCGAACCAGGCCGGCCTCAGTCGTGCGCACATCCTGTCGGGGATCGATGCGAGCCTGAGACGACTCGGGACCGACCACGTCGATCTGTACCAGATCCACCGCTGGGACCCGCAGACGCCGATCGAGGAGACGATGGAGGCGCTGAACGACGTCGTCCGCTCGGGCAAGGCCCGGTACATCGGTGCGTCGTCGATGTGGGCGTGGCAGTTCGCGAAGGCCCAGCACACAGCCGCGCAGAACGGCTGGACGCGGTTCGTCTCGATGCAGGATCAATACAACCTGCTGCAGCGCGAGGAAGAGCGGGAGATGCATCCGTTCTGCCTCGACTCGGGCGTCGGCGTGCTGCCGTGGTCGCCCCTGGCGCGAGGCAGACTCACGCGCGACTGGGACGAGAAGACCACGCGGACCGCGACGGATGCCTTCGGCGCGACGCTCTACCGGCGTGAGGAGGAGTCGAATCGCGCCATCGTGGATGCGGTCGCTCGCGTGGCCGAGGCGCGCGGCGTCTCGCGCGCACAGATCGCACTCGCGTGGGTCGCGCAGCAGTCCGCCGTGACCGCGCCTATCGTCGGCGCGACGAAGGCCGGCCACATCGACGATGCGGTCGCCGCCGTCGGCATCCATCTCGAGGATTCCGAGCTCGAGGCGCTGCAGGCCGCGTACACGCCGCGGGAGCCCGAGGGCTTCTGA
- the arr gene encoding NAD(+)--rifampin ADP-ribosyltransferase, which produces MSDALDDGPFFHGTKADLRPGDLLTAGFPSNYRPEIVMNHIYFTAVADGAGLAAELAPGDQDPRVYEVEVTGEFENDPNVTDKKFPGNPTRSYRSSAPLRVIREVHDWTRLTPEALATWRERLAAIRDDERGEIIN; this is translated from the coding sequence GTGAGCGACGCACTGGATGACGGCCCCTTCTTCCACGGCACCAAGGCGGACCTGCGACCGGGCGATCTGCTGACGGCGGGGTTCCCCTCGAACTACCGCCCCGAGATCGTCATGAACCACATCTACTTCACGGCTGTGGCGGATGGCGCCGGGCTCGCGGCTGAGCTCGCGCCCGGCGACCAGGATCCGCGCGTCTACGAGGTGGAGGTGACCGGCGAGTTCGAGAACGATCCGAACGTGACCGACAAGAAGTTCCCGGGCAACCCGACCCGGTCGTACCGCAGCAGTGCGCCGCTGCGGGTGATCCGCGAAGTGCACGACTGGACCCGTTTGACGCCTGAGGCACTCGCCACCTGGCGGGAGCGGCTGGCCGCCATCCGCGACGACGAGCGCGGCGAGATCATCAACTGA